A genomic region of Synechococcus sp. NOUM97013 contains the following coding sequences:
- the bchM gene encoding magnesium protoporphyrin IX methyltransferase gives MAPDQLLEQKQAEKKEVKGYFETTGFDRWNRIYSDSDDVNKVQRNIRIGHQKTVDEVLAWIKESGELSDVSFCDAGCGVGSLSLPLATMGAGSINASDISSAMAEEAERRAREAGLDMAKLNFFASDLESLSGSFHTVCCLDVFIHYPQEPAEEMVKHLCSLTEERLIVSFAPYTPLLALLKGIGQLFPGPSKTTRAYTLKEDGIVKAAEACGFKLVRRSLNKAPFYFSRLIEFRKA, from the coding sequence ATGGCCCCCGATCAACTGCTGGAGCAGAAACAGGCCGAGAAGAAAGAGGTGAAGGGCTATTTCGAAACCACCGGTTTCGACCGCTGGAACCGCATTTACAGCGACAGCGATGACGTGAACAAGGTGCAGCGCAACATTCGCATCGGTCACCAAAAGACCGTGGATGAAGTGCTGGCCTGGATCAAGGAGAGCGGTGAACTCAGCGACGTGAGTTTCTGCGATGCCGGCTGCGGCGTGGGCAGTCTCAGCCTGCCGCTGGCGACCATGGGTGCCGGCTCGATCAACGCCAGCGACATTTCCTCGGCCATGGCCGAGGAAGCGGAGCGCCGGGCCCGTGAGGCCGGCCTCGACATGGCAAAGCTGAACTTTTTCGCCAGCGACCTGGAAAGCCTGAGCGGCTCCTTCCACACGGTTTGCTGCCTAGATGTGTTCATCCATTACCCCCAGGAGCCTGCAGAGGAGATGGTGAAACACCTCTGCAGCCTCACCGAAGAGCGGCTGATCGTGAGCTTTGCGCCCTACACGCCTTTGCTGGCGCTGCTGAAGGGCATTGGCCAGCTGTTCCCCGGCCCCAGCAAAACCACCCGGGCTTACACCTTGAAGGAAGACGGCATCGTCAAGGCGGCGGAAGCCTGCGGTTTCAAGCTGGTGCGCCGCAGCCTGAACAAAGCCCCCTTCTACTTCTCCCGCTTGATCGAGTTCCGCAAGGCTTGA
- a CDS encoding N-acetylglucosamine-6-phosphate deacetylase gives MRRITDVRLPQRPGHREGTGLHWLTVDDQGRIAAAGPMPSGRAMEGESWAGDRLSPRGIDLQINGGLGLAFPELEGSDVPRIEQLLELLWRDGVEAIAPTLVTCAVEPLRRALTVLREARNRHQPGRCRLLGAHLEGPFLAEARRGAHPAEHIAAPSLQALEQRISGFEADIALITLAPEQAGGEQLVQHLGALGITTALGHSTADADQAAQAFDQGVRMLTHSLNAMPGLHHRAPGPVGEACRRGNVALGLIADGVHVHPTMAVLLQRLAGDQLVLVSDALAPYGLDDGEHRWDERVLLVHDGTCRLEDGTLAGVTLPLLEGSCRLARWSGDADGAIWAATMAPRFVLDPSGAEPQLIGTTLNNLLRWHWNAQDQQLSWQEAA, from the coding sequence ATGCGTCGGATCACTGATGTACGGCTGCCGCAACGTCCCGGGCACCGGGAGGGCACCGGACTGCACTGGCTGACCGTCGATGATCAGGGACGGATCGCTGCCGCAGGTCCCATGCCGTCCGGCAGGGCAATGGAGGGCGAAAGCTGGGCAGGAGACCGCCTGAGCCCCAGAGGCATCGACCTGCAGATCAACGGGGGACTCGGACTGGCATTCCCCGAACTTGAGGGAAGCGATGTTCCAAGGATTGAACAGCTCCTGGAGCTGCTGTGGCGCGATGGCGTGGAGGCGATTGCGCCAACACTGGTGACTTGTGCCGTGGAGCCTCTGCGCCGTGCATTGACAGTGCTGCGTGAGGCGCGCAATAGGCACCAACCTGGACGGTGCCGCCTGCTGGGGGCCCATCTGGAGGGACCCTTTCTGGCGGAAGCACGCCGTGGCGCCCACCCCGCCGAACACATCGCCGCCCCGAGCCTGCAGGCCCTGGAGCAACGCATCAGTGGTTTCGAAGCTGACATCGCCCTGATCACCCTGGCGCCGGAACAAGCAGGCGGTGAGCAGCTGGTGCAACATCTCGGCGCACTGGGAATCACGACGGCACTGGGTCACAGCACGGCCGATGCCGACCAGGCTGCACAGGCCTTTGATCAAGGCGTGCGCATGCTCACCCACAGCCTCAATGCCATGCCGGGCCTGCACCACCGCGCCCCAGGGCCGGTGGGAGAAGCCTGCAGGCGAGGCAATGTTGCCCTGGGCCTGATCGCGGATGGCGTGCATGTTCACCCCACCATGGCGGTGCTGCTGCAACGCCTCGCAGGAGATCAACTGGTGCTGGTGAGCGATGCCCTGGCGCCCTATGGACTCGACGATGGCGAGCACCGCTGGGATGAACGGGTGCTGCTAGTGCATGACGGCACCTGCCGGCTCGAGGACGGCACACTCGCGGGCGTCACGCTTCCGCTGTTGGAAGGAAGCTGCCGTCTAGCCCGGTGGAGCGGTGATGCAGATGGGGCGATCTGGGCCGCCACCATGGCGCCACGTTTCGTTCTCGATCCATCCGGCGCTGAGCCACAGCTCATCGGCACCACCTTGAACAACCTGCTCCGCTGGCATTGGAACGCGCAGGATCAACAGTTGAGCTGGCAAGAGGCTGCATAA
- the cysC gene encoding adenylyl-sulfate kinase, with the protein MTASSSYGQLTNQGASTNIAWHHASVDRQARAGQRGHRSAILWFTGLSGAGKSTLANAVNQALFERGLTTYVLDGDNIRHGLCKDLGFSDADREENIRRIGEVSKLFLDAGTIVLTAFVSPFRADRDKARALVAEGDFIEIFCSADLSVCEERDTKGLYAKARAGEIKEFTGISSPYEAPETPELSVDTGAADLNACVEQVVNALISRDIIPTQS; encoded by the coding sequence ATGACCGCTTCCTCCAGTTACGGCCAGCTCACCAACCAGGGTGCGTCAACCAACATCGCCTGGCACCACGCCTCAGTTGACAGGCAGGCCCGTGCTGGCCAGCGGGGACATCGCAGCGCGATTCTCTGGTTCACCGGTCTGAGCGGTGCTGGCAAAAGCACCCTGGCCAATGCGGTGAACCAGGCGCTGTTCGAGCGAGGGCTGACGACTTACGTGCTCGATGGCGACAACATCCGCCACGGCTTGTGCAAAGACTTGGGCTTTTCCGACGCGGATCGTGAAGAGAACATCCGCCGCATCGGGGAGGTGTCGAAACTGTTTCTGGATGCCGGAACGATTGTTCTGACCGCCTTTGTATCGCCGTTCCGGGCCGATCGCGACAAAGCCAGGGCCCTTGTGGCCGAGGGGGATTTCATTGAAATCTTCTGTTCCGCCGACCTGAGTGTCTGCGAAGAGCGCGACACGAAGGGGCTATATGCCAAGGCCCGCGCCGGTGAAATCAAGGAATTCACAGGGATCTCCAGCCCTTATGAGGCACCCGAAACGCCAGAACTCTCTGTCGACACCGGTGCCGCCGATTTGAACGCCTGTGTGGAGCAGGTGGTGAACGCACTGATCTCCAGGGACATCATTCCGACCCAGAGCTGA
- the trpB gene encoding tryptophan synthase subunit beta: MTSTLPSQPTAQDLAVTSRPASSGRFGRFGGQYVPETLMPALAELEVAAAEAWKDPAFTTELNRLLKTYVGRATPLYEAERLTAHYRRADGGPRIWLKREDLNHTGAHKINNALGQALLALRMGKKRIIAETGAGQHGVATATVCARFGLECVVYMGAEDMRRQALNVFRMRLLGATVQPVTAGTATLKDATSEAIRDWVTNVETTHYILGSVAGPHPYPMLVRDFHAVIGEETRAQCREAFGRLPDVLMACVGGGSNAMGLFHPFVECRDVRLIGVEAAGDGVATGRHAATMTEGRVGVLHGAMSLLLQDEDGQVQEAHSISAGLDYPGVGPEHSYLREIGRAEYGAVTDTQALEALQLVSRLEGIIPALETAHAFAWLETLCPTLADGTELVINCSGRGDKDVNAVAERLGDAL; the protein is encoded by the coding sequence GTGACCAGCACCCTGCCTTCTCAGCCCACTGCCCAGGATTTGGCCGTGACCTCTCGGCCAGCGTCCTCCGGGCGCTTCGGCCGCTTTGGTGGGCAGTACGTGCCCGAAACCCTGATGCCAGCGCTTGCCGAGCTGGAGGTGGCCGCGGCAGAGGCCTGGAAGGATCCGGCCTTCACCACCGAATTGAACCGGCTGCTCAAGACCTACGTGGGTCGCGCTACCCCGCTTTATGAAGCGGAGCGTTTGACCGCCCACTACCGCCGAGCCGATGGTGGCCCACGCATCTGGTTGAAGCGTGAAGACCTGAATCACACCGGCGCGCACAAGATCAACAACGCCTTGGGGCAGGCATTGCTGGCGCTGCGGATGGGCAAGAAGCGGATCATCGCCGAAACCGGCGCTGGCCAGCATGGCGTGGCTACTGCCACGGTCTGCGCCCGTTTCGGGCTTGAGTGCGTCGTCTACATGGGTGCTGAAGACATGCGCCGTCAGGCGCTGAACGTGTTCCGCATGCGTCTTCTCGGTGCCACGGTCCAGCCGGTGACGGCAGGGACCGCAACGTTGAAGGACGCCACCAGCGAGGCCATCCGAGACTGGGTCACCAATGTGGAAACCACCCACTACATCCTGGGTTCTGTGGCTGGGCCACACCCTTATCCAATGTTGGTGCGCGATTTCCATGCCGTGATCGGCGAAGAGACCCGGGCGCAATGCCGTGAGGCGTTCGGACGGCTCCCGGACGTGCTGATGGCCTGTGTGGGTGGTGGTTCCAATGCCATGGGCCTGTTCCACCCATTTGTGGAATGCCGTGATGTGCGCCTGATCGGCGTTGAAGCCGCTGGAGATGGCGTGGCCACAGGGCGTCATGCCGCCACCATGACCGAAGGCCGCGTCGGCGTTCTTCACGGTGCCATGAGCCTGCTGCTTCAGGATGAGGACGGGCAGGTTCAGGAAGCCCATTCGATCAGTGCCGGATTGGACTACCCCGGTGTCGGTCCCGAGCACAGCTACCTGCGTGAGATCGGCCGTGCTGAATATGGCGCTGTCACTGACACGCAAGCCTTGGAGGCCCTGCAGCTGGTCAGTCGGTTGGAGGGAATCATTCCAGCCTTGGAAACCGCCCACGCCTTTGCCTGGCTGGAAACCCTCTGTCCCACCCTGGCCGATGGCACGGAACTGGTGATCAATTGCTCCGGACGCGGCGACAAGGATGTCAATGCCGTTGCGGAGCGTTTGGGAGACGCTCTCTGA
- a CDS encoding translation initiation factor, with amino-acid sequence MPKGGWQEFSSADSLKRPSNPAADSTPKAQQMVRVQPTRGGKGGKTVTVIRGLELDQAGFKNLLKKLKTRIGSGGTAKDGVIELQGDQVDLALELLTKEGYRPKRAGG; translated from the coding sequence ATGCCCAAAGGAGGTTGGCAGGAATTCAGCAGCGCCGACAGTCTGAAGCGACCAAGCAACCCAGCGGCTGACTCCACCCCGAAGGCGCAGCAGATGGTGCGCGTACAGCCCACCCGAGGTGGCAAAGGTGGCAAAACCGTCACCGTGATCCGGGGACTCGAATTGGATCAGGCCGGCTTCAAGAACCTGCTCAAGAAGCTGAAGACACGCATCGGCAGCGGTGGCACGGCCAAGGATGGCGTGATCGAACTGCAGGGCGATCAGGTGGATCTCGCGCTGGAGCTGCTCACCAAGGAGGGCTATCGACCCAAGCGCGCCGGTGGTTGA
- the purE gene encoding 5-(carboxyamino)imidazole ribonucleotide mutase, with protein sequence MAVLLSTWFLPAPVSSSVSSDSEATPQVAVIMGSDSDLPSLHPAVEILQQLGISVEVRVLSAHRTPLEMVAFAQQARTRGFKVIVAGAGGAAHLPGMVASLTTLPVIGVPVQSRALSGVDSLHSIVQMPGGIPVATVAIGGGLNAGLLAAQILAVEGGALAERLETYRQTLHDTVVTKDARLMQLGSQDYLDQMR encoded by the coding sequence ATGGCAGTCTTGCTGTCCACCTGGTTCTTGCCCGCTCCCGTGTCGTCCTCCGTCTCCTCCGATTCAGAAGCCACGCCACAGGTCGCCGTGATCATGGGCAGTGATTCCGATCTCCCCAGCCTGCATCCGGCCGTCGAGATCCTGCAGCAGCTGGGGATCAGCGTCGAGGTGCGGGTGCTCTCGGCCCACCGCACGCCCTTGGAAATGGTGGCTTTTGCCCAGCAGGCTCGCACCCGAGGTTTCAAGGTGATCGTGGCCGGTGCTGGAGGCGCCGCTCACCTACCGGGGATGGTGGCGTCTCTGACCACCTTGCCGGTGATCGGCGTGCCGGTGCAGAGCCGTGCACTCTCCGGTGTTGATTCCCTCCACTCCATCGTGCAGATGCCGGGCGGGATCCCAGTGGCGACAGTGGCCATCGGCGGTGGTTTGAATGCCGGATTGCTGGCCGCCCAGATTCTTGCGGTGGAGGGCGGGGCGTTGGCTGAACGGCTGGAGACCTATCGCCAGACGCTTCATGACACGGTGGTGACCAAGGACGCCCGCCTGATGCAGTTGGGCAGTCAGGACTATCTCGACCAGATGCGCTGA
- a CDS encoding rhodanese-like domain-containing protein, protein MNGQTPKPLKATELKAWLTNSPDLTLVDVREDQELTIAPFPHTVEHLPLSQAEDWMGSINKTLSGDGPVVVICHAGVRSWNFGCWLLQQQPSREVWNLEGGIDAWSVTVDPSVPRY, encoded by the coding sequence ATGAACGGACAAACCCCCAAGCCCCTGAAAGCGACTGAATTGAAGGCCTGGCTGACCAACAGCCCTGACCTCACGCTGGTCGACGTGCGCGAAGACCAGGAACTGACGATCGCGCCGTTCCCCCACACCGTGGAGCACCTACCCCTCAGCCAAGCGGAGGACTGGATGGGCAGCATCAACAAGACGCTTTCAGGAGATGGCCCCGTGGTGGTGATTTGTCACGCAGGAGTGCGCAGCTGGAATTTCGGCTGCTGGCTGCTTCAGCAGCAACCTTCAAGGGAGGTCTGGAATCTGGAGGGCGGGATTGATGCCTGGAGCGTGACGGTCGATCCGTCCGTTCCCCGGTATTGA
- a CDS encoding oxidoreductase, with product MRRGQSSTLRPTLLKALLPAAVIYGVALSWSAAEGISSTKVLRDLAQDCGAPLGQGFLSSVGYLLWMAAAAIALFAASTGQIKGSVVHRQFAFCGGGFSLWLCLDDMFLVHDRYLGESFLYVTYAVFSVLLLVRFRGALRRFGGDSFVLAVILLGSSVLIDAFQGVFPASYETVQLFEEGAKFLGIAAWLAFWCHYVNASSKLSPF from the coding sequence ATGCGACGCGGCCAATCATCCACCTTGCGCCCCACGTTGCTGAAGGCGCTGTTGCCGGCGGCTGTGATCTACGGAGTCGCGCTCAGCTGGAGTGCGGCGGAAGGCATCAGTTCCACCAAGGTGCTCCGTGATCTGGCTCAGGATTGTGGTGCGCCACTCGGCCAGGGCTTTCTCTCAAGCGTCGGTTACCTGCTCTGGATGGCCGCAGCGGCGATCGCCTTGTTCGCTGCGTCCACTGGTCAGATCAAAGGATCTGTGGTGCACCGACAGTTCGCGTTCTGTGGTGGTGGCTTCTCGCTCTGGCTCTGTCTCGATGACATGTTCCTGGTCCATGACCGTTATCTGGGCGAGTCATTCCTTTACGTCACCTATGCGGTGTTCAGCGTTTTGTTGTTGGTTCGCTTTCGCGGAGCCTTGAGACGGTTCGGAGGCGATTCATTTGTTCTCGCAGTGATCCTGCTGGGTTCATCCGTGTTGATTGATGCGTTCCAGGGAGTGTTCCCGGCGTCTTACGAAACGGTTCAGCTGTTCGAGGAGGGGGCGAAATTTCTGGGCATTGCAGCCTGGCTTGCTTTCTGGTGCCATTACGTGAACGCTTCCTCCAAGCTCAGCCCCTTTTGA
- a CDS encoding AI-2E family transporter: MTTWPAWMRWGLALPLLTLNLYVLRQLLLPLAPFPGLFLTAALIAFLLDIPCRWLTGRGLPRWLAIVMVTLFTIGALVFAGVTLVPLLIDQLGQLINALPGFLASSEALVNRLQDWAVERGLPSEFGDLSSDLLTRLSRLASQLSQRLLGILGATLGTTINTVIVLVLAVFFLLGGEAITAGLARWLPQDWRDLVVRTMVRTFRGYFAGQVLLALILALGQIVVFTVLQIPYGVLFAVLIGFTTLIPYASAFTIVAVSALLAFQDLGTGLEILVAAILVGQIVDQVIQPRLMGSIVGLQPAWLLIALPLGAKAGDLYGFGELLGLLLAVPVASSFKTLVDAWAARQGIPLASGAFSSGSE; the protein is encoded by the coding sequence ATGACCACCTGGCCGGCCTGGATGCGATGGGGGCTGGCCCTGCCGTTGCTGACCCTCAACCTCTATGTCCTTCGTCAGCTGCTGTTGCCTCTGGCGCCGTTCCCGGGTTTGTTCCTCACCGCGGCACTGATCGCCTTCCTGCTCGACATCCCCTGCCGCTGGCTCACGGGGCGAGGCCTGCCTCGCTGGCTCGCGATCGTGATGGTGACCTTGTTCACCATCGGTGCGTTGGTTTTCGCCGGTGTCACGCTCGTGCCGCTGCTGATTGATCAGCTCGGCCAGCTGATCAATGCCTTACCCGGATTTTTGGCGTCGTCGGAGGCTCTGGTCAATCGTTTGCAGGATTGGGCCGTAGAGCGTGGACTACCCAGTGAATTCGGTGATCTCAGCAGTGACCTGCTCACTCGCCTGAGCCGCCTGGCCAGTCAGTTGAGCCAGAGGTTGCTGGGCATCCTCGGGGCCACCCTTGGCACCACGATCAACACCGTGATCGTGCTGGTGCTGGCGGTGTTTTTTCTGCTCGGTGGTGAGGCGATTACGGCAGGTCTTGCCCGCTGGTTGCCGCAGGACTGGCGCGATCTGGTGGTGCGCACCATGGTGCGTACGTTCCGTGGTTATTTCGCTGGTCAGGTGTTGTTGGCCTTGATCTTGGCCCTGGGTCAGATCGTCGTCTTCACCGTGCTGCAGATTCCCTACGGAGTTCTGTTTGCTGTGCTGATCGGCTTCACCACGCTGATCCCCTATGCCAGCGCCTTCACCATCGTTGCGGTCAGTGCTTTGCTGGCCTTCCAGGACCTGGGCACAGGGCTTGAGATTCTGGTGGCCGCCATCCTGGTGGGTCAGATTGTCGACCAGGTCATTCAGCCCCGATTGATGGGAAGCATCGTGGGGTTGCAACCGGCTTGGCTGCTGATCGCGCTGCCTTTGGGTGCAAAGGCAGGAGATCTCTATGGGTTCGGCGAACTGCTGGGTTTGTTGCTGGCGGTGCCTGTCGCCAGCAGCTTCAAAACGCTTGTGGATGCCTGGGCCGCGCGCCAGGGGATTCCCCTGGCGTCCGGGGCATTCAGCTCTGGGTCGGAATGA
- a CDS encoding class I SAM-dependent methyltransferase, protein MTDSAPSPQWADSSQGLGRWIERLISIGLLRRPLFFQARQLIIRTAERNGIPWRARRRELHEAAASLRASSVMAGLQPPQYYLARFHAYEQGNLCWQAAAEAEQATDAMALRIWPEEVLSPDLAQTRLRDAIHGAVTPLLDGSMQQVLDLGCSVGVSTQHLASWLHQRADDRQEPRPRVQGLDLSPDMLAVARVRDPDGLVDGWLHAAAEDTGLPKDSFDLISLQFVCHELPQEATHAVLAEAARLLRPGGALVMVDQDPASSVLQRLPAAVATLLKSTEPYIEQYFNLDMEAALKAAGFHDLQISACDPRHRVIACLR, encoded by the coding sequence ATGACCGACTCCGCACCTTCACCCCAATGGGCTGATTCCAGTCAAGGGCTCGGCCGCTGGATCGAACGGTTGATCAGCATTGGCTTGCTGCGGCGTCCGCTCTTCTTTCAGGCTCGCCAGCTGATCATCCGGACGGCGGAACGCAACGGCATCCCCTGGCGTGCCCGACGCCGTGAGTTGCATGAAGCGGCCGCGTCATTGCGTGCCAGTTCCGTCATGGCTGGGTTGCAGCCGCCTCAGTACTACTTGGCTCGCTTCCATGCCTACGAGCAGGGCAATCTCTGTTGGCAGGCCGCTGCCGAAGCCGAACAGGCCACCGATGCGATGGCACTGCGCATCTGGCCCGAAGAGGTGCTGTCGCCGGATCTGGCGCAGACGCGCTTGCGGGATGCGATCCATGGTGCCGTTACTCCCCTGCTTGATGGATCCATGCAGCAGGTGCTGGATTTGGGTTGTTCAGTCGGGGTGAGCACGCAGCATCTGGCCAGCTGGCTGCATCAGAGAGCGGACGACCGTCAGGAGCCCCGTCCGCGCGTTCAGGGACTGGATCTGTCACCGGACATGCTGGCCGTGGCCCGCGTGCGAGACCCGGATGGGCTCGTTGATGGGTGGTTGCATGCGGCAGCGGAGGACACAGGTCTGCCAAAAGACTCATTTGATCTGATCAGCCTGCAGTTCGTGTGCCACGAACTGCCGCAGGAGGCCACCCATGCGGTGTTGGCTGAGGCCGCCCGTCTATTGCGTCCCGGCGGTGCGCTGGTGATGGTGGATCAGGACCCTGCGTCGTCCGTGCTGCAGCGTCTTCCCGCCGCCGTGGCCACGCTGTTGAAGAGCACTGAGCCGTACATCGAGCAGTACTTCAACCTGGATATGGAAGCGGCGTTGAAGGCGGCCGGCTTTCATGATCTGCAGATCAGCGCCTGTGATCCGCGGCATCGCGTGATCGCCTGCTTACGCTGA
- a CDS encoding DUF3352 domain-containing protein: MKGRSFLLALAATAMVLLTLALGVWSAMARQSPLRIVDQPLALPRAARFMPRDAALTLHWLVDPRQVPAYAQAVAPVRQRRLVNESTRQLRDGAFALAGLDFSSELAGWIGPEVSLAVLQAPSSQVGAPPSDSWVLALSSRDEDGAKRFLQRFWQTRSLAGTDLQISRYRGMGLISGRGALLGRDPQPIATALIDDDLLLLASGRGALEQALDVSQLDSQHQLGDPELVSDLQRFGRGAAILTAKPPAMDRWLGVPSAITSRPDLEGMVAVLSPQSSDLAMDAVVRFRQAVIPLATKGSEADALLRSAGGDADALAVLADPAAVVSTESDGPMAQWIAPVIQQALASADSGAAAAVIGLDDGPLLWQQGSEGWILGTRPNRPESDRVDERLQGLGLSASTLASDGQPLQVWTRLARQRRHGAETLQAELAVALERQSGVSWWGETLDGLRHRAEGGTLNQRLQQLQQLQDGGQIPLEQRLALAASPSRDHLGEWRPWELVQGVAGRSLLPAVQGLAIAGGADQQDQPVQDGRVSSLRLRARLQLG, from the coding sequence ATGAAGGGACGTTCGTTCCTGCTGGCCCTGGCCGCTACGGCGATGGTGCTGCTCACCCTTGCGCTGGGGGTGTGGTCGGCCATGGCGCGTCAAAGTCCGCTTCGCATCGTCGACCAACCCCTCGCGTTGCCGCGGGCCGCACGCTTCATGCCACGGGATGCTGCGCTGACGCTCCACTGGCTTGTGGATCCACGGCAGGTTCCGGCTTATGCCCAGGCCGTCGCGCCGGTGCGTCAGCGCCGTTTGGTCAATGAGAGCACCCGCCAGCTGCGCGATGGAGCGTTTGCTCTGGCGGGGCTTGACTTCAGCAGTGAACTGGCGGGCTGGATTGGTCCTGAGGTCAGCTTGGCGGTGCTCCAGGCACCCTCCTCTCAGGTCGGTGCTCCACCCTCCGACAGTTGGGTGCTGGCGCTGTCGAGCCGTGATGAAGACGGGGCCAAGCGTTTTCTTCAGCGCTTTTGGCAAACCCGGAGCCTTGCAGGGACCGATCTGCAGATTTCCCGTTACCGCGGCATGGGCCTGATCAGTGGTCGTGGTGCCCTGCTCGGCCGAGATCCGCAGCCGATCGCCACGGCGTTGATTGACGACGATCTGTTGTTGTTGGCGTCTGGACGCGGTGCGCTTGAACAGGCGCTGGATGTCTCCCAGCTGGACAGTCAGCACCAGCTTGGCGATCCTGAACTGGTGTCGGATTTGCAGCGCTTCGGGCGGGGTGCAGCGATCCTCACCGCCAAGCCTCCTGCCATGGATCGATGGCTCGGTGTGCCGAGCGCCATCACCTCCCGGCCGGATTTGGAGGGAATGGTGGCTGTTCTGTCTCCCCAGAGTTCCGATCTGGCGATGGATGCAGTGGTGCGTTTCCGCCAAGCGGTGATCCCCCTGGCGACCAAGGGATCCGAGGCTGACGCCTTGCTGCGCTCCGCGGGCGGCGATGCTGATGCCCTGGCTGTGCTGGCGGATCCGGCAGCCGTGGTCTCTACTGAGTCTGATGGACCGATGGCGCAGTGGATCGCGCCCGTCATCCAGCAAGCGTTGGCCTCTGCTGACAGCGGTGCTGCTGCTGCTGTGATCGGTTTGGATGACGGTCCGCTTCTGTGGCAGCAGGGGAGTGAGGGCTGGATTCTCGGCACGCGCCCCAATCGTCCCGAGTCCGATCGGGTGGATGAGCGCTTGCAGGGCCTGGGACTTTCAGCGTCGACCCTGGCCAGTGACGGACAACCGTTGCAGGTCTGGACACGTTTGGCCCGACAGCGTCGTCATGGTGCGGAGACCCTCCAGGCTGAACTGGCCGTGGCGCTGGAACGCCAATCCGGTGTGTCGTGGTGGGGCGAGACGCTGGACGGCCTGCGTCATCGCGCTGAGGGAGGCACCCTCAACCAGCGGCTTCAGCAGCTGCAGCAACTCCAGGACGGCGGTCAGATTCCGTTGGAGCAGCGGCTCGCACTGGCCGCTTCACCCAGTCGAGATCATTTGGGTGAGTGGCGGCCATGGGAGCTGGTGCAAGGGGTGGCCGGTCGCTCTCTTCTACCGGCTGTCCAAGGGCTGGCGATTGCTGGGGGAGCTGACCAACAGGATCAGCCTGTCCAGGATGGAAGGGTGAGCAGCCTGCGACTGCGTGCCCGACTCCAGCTCGGTTAA
- the hrcA gene encoding heat-inducible transcriptional repressor HrcA, with amino-acid sequence MELLPRRQQEVLQATVHHYVDTIEPVGSRTLVQRFGIKASSATVRSAMGALEQRGLLTQPHTSAGRVPSPQGYRHYVDCLLPEPGAGAQHLERELTQLSLRWAALDDLLLQLAKRLSDFTGLMSLITPPQRSQSQLRAIRLVPSEDRLLVMVVADSSQAHHLNLRLPHGSAHQVKALERWTDDQLKGSGQLDWNCLPQQLQSCGQALHDALQSRDPLRGPGDQRALVHGVSRLVAEPEFSDSDRVRPLLELMDSNPAAFAPSRQGFGGRVWIGGEHPQTALQHCSVVQASYRSGDGSTGQVALIGPMRMAYATARAAVTCVARTLNHLLS; translated from the coding sequence GTGGAGCTGCTGCCCCGACGTCAACAGGAGGTTCTGCAGGCCACGGTGCACCACTACGTCGACACCATCGAACCGGTGGGGAGTCGCACTTTGGTACAGCGCTTCGGCATCAAAGCCAGTTCGGCCACCGTGCGCTCCGCCATGGGCGCCCTGGAACAACGGGGCCTACTCACCCAGCCCCACACCTCAGCAGGACGGGTTCCCAGTCCCCAGGGTTATCGGCACTACGTCGACTGCCTGTTGCCGGAGCCGGGTGCCGGAGCCCAGCACCTCGAGCGTGAGCTCACACAGCTCAGCCTGCGTTGGGCTGCCCTCGACGATCTGCTGCTGCAACTGGCCAAGCGCCTCAGCGACTTCACAGGCCTCATGAGCCTGATCACGCCACCGCAACGCTCCCAAAGCCAGCTGCGTGCCATCCGTCTGGTGCCCAGCGAAGACCGCCTGCTGGTGATGGTGGTGGCGGACTCCAGTCAGGCCCATCACCTCAATCTGCGCCTACCCCACGGCAGTGCCCATCAGGTGAAGGCCCTAGAGCGATGGACTGACGACCAACTGAAGGGCAGTGGCCAGCTTGACTGGAACTGCCTGCCTCAGCAGCTGCAATCCTGCGGCCAGGCCCTCCACGATGCGCTGCAGAGCCGGGATCCCCTGCGCGGCCCCGGTGACCAAAGGGCCCTAGTGCACGGCGTGTCGCGTCTGGTGGCTGAACCGGAATTCAGTGACAGCGATCGGGTCAGACCACTGCTGGAATTGATGGACAGCAACCCGGCGGCTTTCGCTCCCAGCAGACAGGGCTTTGGCGGCCGTGTCTGGATTGGAGGAGAGCACCCTCAAACAGCCTTGCAGCACTGCTCAGTGGTGCAAGCGAGTTACAGAAGCGGAGATGGAAGCACCGGCCAAGTTGCCCTAATCGGGCCGATGCGCATGGCCTATGCCACAGCTCGTGCAGCCGTGACGTGTGTCGCAAGGACCCTCAACCATCTGCTGAGCTGA